The Halopseudomonas sabulinigri genome window below encodes:
- a CDS encoding amidohydrolase family protein — protein sequence MLSWRPAGQELIFYGGPILTVNNAGAVVQALAVRDGVIVAVGGLDQVMQQRTVMIDLPGGALLPGFVGAHEHPTLSAVFNGAHDLSGFCHQRNVQVWSALRTAITRQTDSGRVLNAAQAIDVRQALRAMTINAAYQLGIDSEAGSLEVGKWADLQIVSANPYEVAGGR from the coding sequence ATGCTGAGTTGGCGACCGGCCGGACAGGAGTTGATCTTTTACGGCGGCCCGATTCTGACAGTGAACAACGCGGGTGCGGTTGTGCAGGCGCTGGCCGTGCGCGACGGCGTTATTGTGGCGGTCGGCGGGCTGGATCAAGTAATGCAGCAGCGCACTGTGATGATTGATCTTCCAGGCGGTGCGTTACTGCCGGGCTTTGTTGGCGCGCACGAGCATCCAACGTTATCGGCGGTATTTAACGGTGCGCACGACCTGTCGGGCTTTTGCCATCAGCGCAATGTGCAGGTCTGGTCGGCGCTGCGCACGGCTATTACGCGGCAGACCGACAGCGGTCGGGTGCTGAATGCTGCGCAGGCGATTGACGTGCGCCAGGCGTTGCGCGCGATGACCATCAATGCGGCGTATCAGTTGGGTATTGATAGTGAGGCGGGCAGTCTGGAAGTGGGTAAATGGGCAGATCTGCAGATCGTCTCGGCAAACCCCTACGAGGTGGCTGGGGGGCGCTGA
- the pth gene encoding aminoacyl-tRNA hydrolase: MTQGIKLIVGLGNPGPEYDLTRHNAGALFIERLADKYNVSLRAESKFFGLTGRLVLDGQDIRLLIPTTFMNRSGQAVAALASFYRIAPEEILVAHDELDLPPGVVKCKKGGGHGGHNGLRDIIAQLGNQNTFHRLRLGIGHPGHSSQVTGFVLGRAPKAELEALDACIDEAIRELPGISQGQWSGVMQRLHSFKA, translated from the coding sequence GTGACGCAGGGAATCAAGTTAATCGTAGGGCTGGGTAATCCTGGCCCGGAATATGACCTGACCCGCCACAACGCTGGCGCCCTTTTTATTGAGCGGCTGGCCGACAAGTACAACGTCAGCCTGCGCGCTGAAAGCAAGTTTTTCGGCCTGACCGGCCGTCTGGTCCTTGACGGCCAGGACATTCGTCTGTTGATCCCCACCACCTTCATGAACCGCAGCGGTCAAGCTGTTGCCGCACTGGCCAGCTTCTATCGCATTGCGCCGGAAGAAATCCTGGTTGCCCACGATGAACTCGACCTGCCCCCCGGCGTGGTCAAGTGCAAAAAAGGCGGCGGCCACGGTGGTCACAACGGACTGCGCGACATCATCGCCCAACTGGGCAACCAGAATACCTTTCATCGCCTGCGCCTTGGCATTGGCCATCCCGGCCATAGCTCGCAGGTGACCGGCTTTGTACTGGGCCGGGCGCCCAAAGCCGAACTGGAAGCGTTGGACGCCTGCATCGATGAAGCCATCCGCGAGTTGCCCGGCATCAGCCAGGGCCAGTGGTCCGGTGTCATGCAACGCCTGCACAGTTTCAAAGCCTGA
- a CDS encoding DMT family transporter produces the protein MSARGWAIAGLIICTLAWAGNALVARATAGQLPPIGLSFWRWSTALLLLLPFTARSLWQQRALLRQHWWQIAALAALSISSYNTLLYMAAQTTTAINITLVNTGLPVAAFIWSIILLRQWPTLQTLGGTLLSFSGLMVILSTGDLQRLAQLSFNPGDLIMLLAVLTWGLYSVLLRRWMVPLPGLTLLAAMLLCGVPLLLPFYLWEYSHSGAMPITLVTLGAVGYTAVMASLVAYLAWNNGVRVLGPATASLFSYLMPVFAALLSVLLLGEQLHWFHLLGGALTFSGLVLATRPARKRP, from the coding sequence TTGTCGGCGCGAGGCTGGGCCATTGCTGGCTTGATCATTTGTACGCTGGCTTGGGCCGGCAACGCGCTGGTGGCGCGCGCAACAGCGGGTCAGTTGCCCCCAATTGGACTGTCGTTCTGGCGTTGGAGTACTGCACTGTTGCTGCTGTTGCCCTTCACCGCGCGCAGCCTGTGGCAACAGCGTGCGCTGCTGCGTCAGCATTGGTGGCAGATCGCTGCGCTGGCCGCGCTGAGCATCTCCTCCTACAACACGTTGCTGTATATGGCCGCGCAAACCACCACGGCAATCAATATTACGCTGGTCAATACCGGCTTGCCGGTTGCGGCTTTTATCTGGTCAATCATTTTGCTGCGCCAGTGGCCAACGCTGCAGACGTTGGGTGGGACGCTGTTGTCGTTCAGCGGTCTGATGGTGATTCTCAGTACTGGCGATCTGCAGCGGCTTGCGCAGCTGTCGTTCAACCCTGGCGACTTAATCATGCTGCTGGCTGTGCTCACCTGGGGGTTGTACTCGGTGCTCTTGCGCCGATGGATGGTGCCGCTGCCCGGCCTCACGCTGCTCGCCGCCATGTTGTTGTGTGGCGTGCCGTTGCTATTGCCGTTTTATCTCTGGGAATACAGCCATAGCGGCGCCATGCCCATCACGTTGGTTACGCTTGGTGCCGTTGGTTACACCGCGGTGATGGCTTCACTGGTGGCTTATCTCGCCTGGAATAACGGCGTTCGGGTATTGGGCCCTGCCACCGCCTCGCTGTTCAGTTATCTGATGCCCGTATTTGCCGCCTTGCTCAGCGTGCTGTTATTAGGTGAACAACTGCATTGGTTTCACCTGCTGGGCGGCGCACTGACCTTCAGCGGGCTGGTACTCGCCACGCGGCCAGCGCGTAAACGGCCATGA
- the ispE gene encoding 4-(cytidine 5'-diphospho)-2-C-methyl-D-erythritol kinase, giving the protein MNTTVNSAELSLPAPAKLNLFLHITGRRADGYHTLQTLFQFVDHGDTLHFSTRSDGQINLHSELAGVAAEDNLIVRAARLLQQATGTHLGADIQLDKRLPMGGGLGGGSSDAASTLVGLNHLWQTGLNEDQLAEIGITLGADVPVFVRGKAAWAEGVGEQLTPVELDEPWYLVVIPTCSVSTAEIFSDQRLTRDTPPITLAAFREHGGRNDCLPVVAARYSEIRNTLILLNNYCEAKMTGTGSCLFGAFPNEREADKVRARLPATLRSFVAKGCNVSPLHQLISK; this is encoded by the coding sequence ATGAACACCACAGTGAACTCCGCCGAACTCAGTCTGCCGGCTCCGGCAAAGCTCAATCTGTTTTTGCACATCACCGGCCGCCGCGCGGACGGCTACCATACCCTGCAGACGCTATTTCAGTTTGTCGACCACGGCGACACCCTGCACTTCAGTACGCGCAGCGACGGCCAGATCAACCTGCACAGTGAATTGGCCGGCGTAGCCGCCGAGGACAACCTCATAGTGCGCGCCGCGCGACTGCTGCAACAGGCCACCGGAACCCACCTGGGCGCCGACATTCAGCTCGACAAGCGCCTGCCCATGGGCGGCGGCCTTGGTGGTGGCAGCTCTGATGCCGCAAGCACTCTGGTTGGCCTCAATCACCTGTGGCAAACCGGCCTAAACGAAGACCAGCTGGCCGAGATCGGCATTACCCTGGGCGCCGACGTGCCTGTATTCGTGCGTGGCAAAGCGGCCTGGGCCGAGGGCGTGGGCGAGCAACTGACGCCGGTGGAGCTAGACGAACCCTGGTATCTGGTGGTTATTCCCACTTGCTCGGTCAGCACCGCAGAGATTTTTTCCGATCAGAGGTTGACGCGCGACACCCCGCCCATTACATTAGCGGCCTTCCGTGAGCACGGTGGTCGGAATGACTGCTTGCCGGTTGTTGCAGCGCGTTACTCTGAAATTCGTAACACGTTGATCTTGCTAAACAATTATTGTGAGGCTAAGATGACCGGGACTGGCAGTTGCTTATTTGGGGCCTTCCCAAATGAACGCGAAGCTGATAAAGTTCGCGCCCGGTTGCCAGCCACACTGCGAAGCTTTGTTGCCAAGGGTTGTAACGTTTCACCGTTACATCAATTGATCAGCAAGTAA
- a CDS encoding 50S ribosomal protein L25/general stress protein Ctc: MVDFSLNANTRDDLGKGASRRLRRNDGLVPAIVYGGNKEPQSISIAARELNKALENEAFYSHVIKLSVDGKKEDVLLKALQRHPAKPRIMHADFLRVVAGHEVTVHVPLHFINEDNCVGVKKSGGVISHTMTDVEVTCLPKDLPEFIEVDMAGVDLGDIVHLSNLKLPKGVAVPALAQGADHDLPVANVHAARVAVESEDAPAADEGEESAE; this comes from the coding sequence ATGGTCGACTTCTCTCTGAATGCGAATACCCGTGACGACCTGGGGAAAGGTGCGAGCCGCCGCCTGCGTCGTAACGACGGTCTGGTGCCAGCTATCGTTTACGGTGGCAACAAAGAGCCGCAGAGCATTTCCATCGCTGCGCGCGAACTGAACAAGGCCCTGGAAAACGAAGCTTTCTACTCCCACGTCATCAAGCTGTCGGTTGACGGCAAGAAAGAAGACGTGCTGCTGAAAGCACTGCAGCGTCACCCCGCCAAGCCGCGCATCATGCATGCCGACTTCCTGCGCGTGGTTGCAGGTCACGAAGTGACCGTTCACGTTCCCCTGCACTTCATCAACGAAGACAACTGTGTCGGCGTCAAGAAGAGCGGCGGCGTGATCTCTCACACCATGACCGACGTTGAAGTAACCTGCCTGCCGAAAGACCTGCCCGAGTTCATCGAAGTGGACATGGCCGGTGTTGACCTGGGCGACATCGTTCACCTGTCCAACCTGAAGCTGCCGAAGGGCGTTGCCGTTCCTGCGCTGGCGCAGGGCGCTGACCACGATCTGCCGGTTGCCAACGTACACGCTGCACGCGTAGCCGTTGAATCCGAAGACGCTCCGGCGGCTGACGAAGGTGAGGAGTCTGCGGAGTAA
- a CDS encoding DUF748 domain-containing protein: MRIRKKTLVVSLLIAGFLYVVVGFLLIPAIVLHTANSQLAKLATVPAHLSRVEFNPFSMELTLWGLHIGEADAPQLAFRRLYVNAELDSLWGGAVHLADAELERAHGEILFAQDGTFNLAQLFVLPDSAEPEPEQADKRVFPLRLDRLELISNSLHFVDQRPSEPVEFGYDALSLELNNLSTLPDDRAQMSLTASGPFGARLDWQGEATLVPITSKGSLRIQEVHLDTFWPYVRDQFALDLTDGVLNASTDYQLDLSERTDFKLSNAQLALTQFGIDAQAQPRVRVPQLAIRNASLDLVKQQASIEQISSQQLELWAAREADGQIDLLALLQRQSPTPNPATPAEEDPSQQQSTRQTRAAEEAEAQDVPQADSRAAEPATSEPPAPTEPSTSQPWQLQIAQADLKDYQLHLIDQVPAQDVALEIGPLNLSIRDFDSLGLKPFDLSLDTGLNNGGQLSAKGQVSLQPLGAELQVITSNIDLLLARPYVEPRVRIQLRSGKAHSDLKVSLGNVSPLQLTVSGDAEVSQLHLVDAERKRDLLKWQQLTLSGLRYTDNSLSIEQIALQQPYARFIINEDLTTNFSGLLIEQPGQPATSGNSDPMSIRIGGISLRDGSANFADFSLRPNFATAIGQLNGRIGTLDNQSSKSASVDVTGKVDRYAPVSIKGSLTPFDPLNSLDIATRFRNVELTTLTPYSGKFAGYRIRKGRLNLDLHYQIEKGQLTAQNKVLLEGLQLGERVDSPDAVDLPVRLAVALLKDTKGNIDIELPVSGNLEDPQFSVMPIVWQTLRNLALRAVQAPFKFIAGLVGGSDEDLSEVTFAAGSNNLDAAAQSNLNTLASALQERPVLTLEIEGMSSAEADGPILAAARLNGEYQEIQFKSLQAMGEKVPASPELLEIDDDDKPPLLEGIYRARMKQQPPADWAGLDREERAAKMEQALLELWSRSDLLLRRLAQSRAAEIKAYLVDSADLDAQRIYLVDVGKTEPTADTKVATALHLGSQ, translated from the coding sequence ATGCGCATACGCAAGAAAACCCTTGTAGTCAGCCTGCTGATAGCCGGCTTTCTCTATGTAGTCGTAGGCTTTCTGCTGATTCCGGCCATTGTGCTGCACACCGCCAATAGCCAACTGGCCAAGCTGGCAACCGTACCCGCCCACCTTAGCCGCGTTGAATTCAACCCATTCAGCATGGAACTGACACTCTGGGGCCTGCATATTGGCGAAGCCGACGCGCCCCAACTGGCGTTCCGCCGGCTGTATGTCAATGCCGAACTCGACAGCCTCTGGGGCGGCGCCGTGCATCTGGCAGACGCAGAATTGGAGCGCGCCCACGGTGAAATCCTGTTCGCCCAGGACGGCACTTTCAATCTCGCCCAACTGTTTGTTCTGCCGGACAGCGCTGAGCCCGAACCCGAGCAGGCGGACAAGCGCGTATTTCCGCTGCGTCTCGACCGCCTCGAGTTGATCAGCAACAGCTTGCACTTTGTTGACCAACGCCCCAGCGAGCCGGTCGAGTTTGGCTACGACGCCCTCTCGCTCGAACTCAACAACCTCAGCACCCTGCCGGACGACCGTGCGCAGATGTCGCTGACCGCCAGCGGCCCCTTTGGGGCCAGGCTGGACTGGCAGGGGGAGGCCACGCTGGTGCCCATCACCTCGAAGGGCTCATTGCGTATTCAGGAGGTGCACCTCGATACCTTCTGGCCCTATGTACGCGACCAATTCGCCCTGGACCTGACCGACGGCGTTTTGAATGCCAGCACCGACTATCAGCTCGACCTCTCCGAGCGTACCGACTTTAAGCTGAGCAATGCCCAATTGGCGCTGACGCAGTTTGGTATCGACGCCCAGGCACAACCCCGCGTACGAGTGCCGCAGCTGGCTATTCGCAACGCATCGCTTGATCTGGTTAAGCAGCAGGCCAGCATTGAGCAAATCAGCAGCCAGCAACTGGAGCTCTGGGCCGCGCGCGAGGCGGACGGCCAGATCGACCTGCTGGCCTTGCTGCAGCGCCAAAGCCCCACCCCCAACCCGGCAACGCCAGCCGAGGAAGACCCGAGCCAACAACAAAGCACCCGACAAACCCGCGCTGCCGAGGAAGCCGAGGCGCAGGACGTACCGCAAGCCGACTCCCGCGCTGCCGAGCCCGCCACTTCGGAGCCACCTGCACCAACGGAGCCCTCGACCAGTCAACCTTGGCAACTGCAGATTGCCCAGGCCGATCTGAAAGACTACCAACTGCATTTGATCGACCAGGTACCGGCGCAAGATGTCGCGCTGGAGATAGGCCCGCTCAACCTCAGCATCCGCGACTTTGACAGTCTCGGCCTGAAACCCTTTGATCTGAGCCTGGATACCGGCCTGAACAATGGCGGGCAGCTGTCTGCCAAGGGCCAGGTCAGCCTGCAACCGCTTGGCGCTGAGCTGCAGGTGATCACCAGCAACATTGACCTGCTTCTGGCACGGCCTTACGTCGAGCCACGGGTACGCATCCAGTTACGCAGCGGTAAAGCGCACAGTGATCTCAAGGTATCCCTGGGCAACGTCAGCCCACTGCAGTTGACCGTCAGCGGCGATGCCGAGGTCAGCCAACTGCACCTGGTCGATGCGGAGCGCAAGCGCGACTTGCTCAAGTGGCAACAGCTGACACTCAGTGGCCTCCGTTACACCGACAACAGCTTGAGCATCGAACAGATAGCTCTCCAGCAGCCCTACGCACGCTTCATCATCAACGAAGACCTGACCACCAACTTCAGCGGTCTGCTGATCGAGCAACCCGGCCAGCCAGCCACGTCCGGCAACAGCGACCCCATGAGCATTCGCATTGGCGGCATCAGCTTGCGCGATGGCTCGGCCAACTTTGCCGACTTCAGCCTGCGTCCCAACTTTGCGACCGCCATAGGCCAACTCAATGGCCGCATCGGCACCCTCGACAATCAGAGCAGCAAGTCTGCGAGCGTCGATGTCACCGGTAAGGTGGATCGCTACGCGCCGGTCAGTATCAAAGGCAGCCTGACGCCGTTCGACCCGCTCAATAGCCTCGACATCGCAACCCGCTTCCGCAATGTCGAACTCACCACACTGACGCCCTACTCCGGCAAGTTTGCCGGTTACCGTATCCGCAAAGGCCGACTCAACCTGGACCTGCACTATCAGATCGAGAAGGGCCAATTGACCGCGCAAAACAAAGTCCTGCTGGAAGGCCTGCAGCTGGGGGAGAGGGTCGATAGTCCGGATGCGGTGGATTTACCGGTTCGCCTCGCCGTGGCTCTGCTGAAAGACACCAAAGGCAATATCGATATTGAACTGCCCGTCTCTGGCAATCTGGAAGATCCGCAGTTCAGCGTGATGCCGATTGTCTGGCAAACGCTACGCAATCTTGCGTTACGCGCCGTACAGGCACCCTTCAAGTTCATCGCCGGCCTGGTCGGCGGCAGCGATGAAGATCTCAGTGAAGTCACCTTCGCGGCCGGTAGCAACAACCTGGACGCCGCGGCGCAAAGCAACCTGAACACCCTTGCCAGTGCCCTGCAGGAGCGCCCGGTACTGACGCTGGAAATCGAAGGCATGAGCTCCGCCGAAGCCGACGGCCCAATCCTGGCTGCGGCGCGGCTGAACGGCGAATACCAGGAGATACAGTTCAAATCCCTGCAGGCCATGGGCGAAAAGGTGCCCGCCTCTCCCGAGCTGCTGGAAATTGACGACGATGACAAGCCCCCCCTGCTTGAAGGAATCTACCGTGCGCGCATGAAACAGCAGCCACCGGCAGACTGGGCCGGGCTCGACCGCGAGGAGCGCGCGGCAAAAATGGAGCAGGCGCTGCTCGAGCTGTGGAGCCGCAGCGATCTGTTGCTGCGCAGACTCGCGCAAAGCCGCGCCGCCGAAATCAAGGCTTATCTGGTCGATAGCGCTGACCTGGATGCACAACGTATCTACCTGGTTGATGTCGGCAAAACCGAACCCACAGCAGACACCAAAGTTGCCACGGCGCTGCACCTGGGAAGCCAGTAA
- the ychF gene encoding redox-regulated ATPase YchF gives MGFNCGIVGLPNVGKSTLFNALTKSGIAAENFPFCTIEPNSGIVAMPDPRLDALAAIVNPQKVLPTTMEFVDIAGLVEGASKGEGLGNKFLANIRETDAIAHVVRCFEDENVIHVANSVDPKRDIEIIDLELIFADLDSCEKQLYRVSRNAKGGDKEAIAQKALLEKLIPHFSEGKPARTLLKTFSPEERATVRQFHLLTVKPVMYIANVSEEGFENNPLLDVVKAIAAEEDAIVVPVCNKIEAEIAELDDDEEKQMFLETMGMDEPGLNRVIRAGYELLGLQTYFTAGVKEVRAWTVKIGATAPQAAGVIHTDFEKGFIRAEVTAYDDFIKYNGESGAKEAGKWRLEGKEYIVKDGDVVHFRFNV, from the coding sequence ATGGGTTTCAATTGCGGTATTGTCGGACTGCCCAACGTCGGCAAATCCACGCTGTTCAATGCGCTGACCAAATCCGGTATTGCGGCAGAGAACTTCCCTTTCTGCACCATTGAGCCAAACAGCGGCATCGTTGCCATGCCTGACCCACGCCTGGACGCCCTCGCCGCTATCGTCAATCCGCAAAAAGTGCTGCCGACGACCATGGAGTTCGTCGACATCGCCGGCCTGGTAGAAGGTGCCTCCAAAGGCGAAGGCCTGGGGAACAAGTTTCTCGCCAACATCCGCGAGACCGATGCGATCGCCCACGTAGTGCGCTGCTTTGAAGACGAGAACGTCATCCACGTCGCCAACAGCGTCGACCCCAAGCGCGATATCGAGATCATCGATCTGGAACTGATCTTTGCCGACCTCGACAGCTGCGAGAAGCAGCTCTACCGCGTCAGCCGCAACGCCAAGGGTGGCGATAAAGAGGCCATTGCCCAGAAGGCCTTGCTGGAAAAACTGATCCCTCACTTCAGCGAAGGCAAGCCCGCACGCACGTTGCTGAAGACGTTCAGCCCGGAAGAGCGCGCCACCGTACGCCAGTTCCACCTGCTGACCGTCAAGCCGGTGATGTACATCGCCAACGTGTCGGAAGAAGGCTTCGAGAACAACCCGCTGCTGGATGTAGTGAAAGCGATCGCCGCCGAAGAAGACGCCATCGTGGTGCCTGTGTGCAACAAGATTGAAGCAGAAATTGCCGAGCTGGATGACGACGAGGAGAAGCAGATGTTCCTCGAAACTATGGGCATGGACGAACCAGGCCTGAACCGTGTTATCCGCGCCGGTTATGAGCTGCTGGGCCTGCAGACCTATTTCACCGCCGGTGTTAAGGAAGTACGCGCCTGGACCGTTAAGATTGGCGCCACTGCCCCCCAGGCCGCCGGCGTGATCCATACCGACTTCGAGAAAGGGTTTATTCGCGCCGAAGTCACCGCCTATGACGACTTCATCAAGTACAACGGTGAAAGTGGTGCCAAGGAAGCCGGCAAGTGGCGCCTGGAAGGCAAGGAGTACATCGTCAAGGATGGCGATGTGGTGCACTTCCGCTTCAACGTTTAA
- a CDS encoding isocitrate/isopropylmalate dehydrogenase family protein, whose translation MRKLCVIPGDGIGVEVTPVAVAALRILLPDLQVVEAQAGWGCFVEHGCAVPERTLEVMRDCGAGLFGAVQSPAHAVPGYRSAILTLRQQLDLSVNLRPVRSWPGISPRPGVDLLILRENSEGLYIGREHMASPDQAIAERKISRQACETLAQRAAEVARQRRSKRITLVHKANVLPLTCGLFRDTCRAVLEEQGLGEQVDERLVDVAALQLVEQPQNFDLLVTTNLFGDILSDLASYWSGGLATAPSLNWGKGIALAEPVHGSAPDIAGSGRASPIAALLSAALLLRYHWNLPDEAARLENAVEGFLQEAEGVDFGAKTTERVAEGVLARLGLLQG comes from the coding sequence ATGAGAAAACTTTGCGTCATTCCCGGTGACGGCATCGGCGTTGAGGTGACGCCTGTTGCGGTGGCTGCGTTACGGATCCTGCTGCCCGACTTGCAGGTAGTCGAAGCGCAGGCGGGCTGGGGCTGTTTTGTTGAGCACGGTTGCGCTGTACCCGAACGCACCCTGGAGGTTATGCGCGATTGCGGAGCCGGTCTTTTTGGTGCTGTGCAGTCTCCCGCGCACGCTGTGCCCGGGTATCGCAGTGCGATTCTCACGTTGCGGCAGCAACTTGATCTCTCGGTCAATCTTCGCCCAGTCCGCAGTTGGCCGGGTATCTCGCCAAGGCCAGGAGTAGACCTGCTAATACTGCGCGAGAACAGCGAAGGGCTATACATTGGCCGTGAGCACATGGCCTCGCCGGATCAGGCCATCGCCGAGCGGAAGATCAGTCGACAGGCCTGCGAAACCCTGGCGCAGCGCGCAGCCGAGGTGGCCCGGCAACGACGCTCCAAACGTATTACCCTGGTGCACAAGGCCAACGTTCTGCCGCTCACCTGTGGCCTGTTCCGCGATACTTGCCGCGCGGTACTGGAAGAGCAGGGGCTGGGCGAGCAGGTTGACGAACGACTGGTCGACGTCGCAGCACTGCAACTGGTCGAGCAGCCGCAGAACTTTGATTTGCTGGTCACCACCAACCTCTTTGGTGACATTCTGTCTGACCTGGCCAGCTATTGGTCTGGCGGCCTGGCCACCGCGCCATCCCTCAATTGGGGCAAGGGTATAGCCCTCGCCGAGCCAGTCCACGGCAGCGCCCCGGATATCGCCGGCAGCGGCCGAGCCAGCCCCATCGCCGCACTTCTCAGTGCTGCGCTCTTGCTGCGCTATCACTGGAATTTACCCGATGAAGCCGCGCGCCTAGAAAATGCAGTGGAGGGTTTTCTGCAGGAGGCAGAGGGTGTGGATTTTGGTGCGAAAACGACTGAACGAGTGGCCGAGGGTGTTTTGGCGCGTCTTGGCCTGTTGCAGGGATAA
- a CDS encoding ribose-phosphate pyrophosphokinase — translation MSKMMVFTGNANPDLARRVVRQLHIPLGDATVGRFSDGEVNVELNENVRGKDVFILQPTCAPTNDNLMELVVMADALRRSSASRITAVVPYFGYARQDRRPRSARVAISAKVVADMLDTVGVDRLLTVDLHADQIQGFFDIPVDNIYGSPVLIDDIQDQRFDNLMIVSPDIGGVVRARAVAKSLGVDLAIIDKRRPKANQSEVMHIIGDIEGRNCVLVDDMVDTAGTLCHAAKALKDHGAAQVFAYCTHPILSGKAIENISNSVLDQLVVTNTIPLSPAAAACDRIRQLDMAPVVAEAMRRISNEESISAMFR, via the coding sequence GTGTCCAAGATGATGGTATTCACGGGGAACGCCAACCCCGATCTGGCACGACGCGTCGTGCGTCAATTGCACATTCCCCTCGGCGATGCCACGGTTGGCCGCTTCAGCGACGGCGAAGTCAATGTCGAACTGAACGAGAATGTGCGCGGCAAGGACGTCTTCATCCTGCAGCCCACCTGCGCACCCACCAACGACAATCTGATGGAGCTGGTAGTGATGGCCGACGCCCTGCGTCGCTCCTCCGCCTCACGCATCACTGCCGTTGTGCCTTATTTTGGGTACGCCCGCCAGGATCGCCGCCCGCGCTCTGCGCGTGTTGCCATCAGCGCCAAGGTAGTAGCCGACATGCTCGACACCGTCGGTGTTGATCGTCTGCTCACCGTTGACCTGCACGCTGACCAGATCCAGGGCTTTTTCGACATCCCGGTCGACAACATTTATGGCTCGCCAGTACTGATCGACGATATCCAGGATCAACGCTTCGACAACCTGATGATTGTCTCCCCCGACATCGGCGGCGTAGTCCGCGCCCGTGCCGTGGCCAAGAGCCTGGGTGTGGATCTGGCGATCATCGACAAGCGTCGCCCCAAGGCGAACCAGTCTGAAGTGATGCACATCATCGGTGACATCGAAGGCCGCAACTGCGTGCTGGTCGACGACATGGTCGACACCGCCGGCACTCTTTGCCATGCAGCCAAGGCATTGAAAGATCACGGCGCGGCCCAGGTATTCGCCTACTGCACGCACCCGATCCTGTCTGGCAAGGCCATCGAGAACATCAGCAATTCGGTGCTGGACCAGCTGGTAGTGACCAACACTATCCCGCTCTCCCCGGCTGCCGCCGCCTGCGATCGTATTCGCCAGCTCGACATGGCACCCGTAGTTGCCGAAGCCATGCGCCGTATCAGCAACGAAGAATCCATCAGCGCGATGTTCCGTTAA
- the lolB gene encoding lipoprotein insertase outer membrane protein LolB, with amino-acid sequence MSLLRTLPLLLLTLTLGACSSLHQRETLELGGDAQAWKTHRQQVEPIRSWELQGKLGVRAPGESGSGTLFWLQRNDYYDIRLSGPLGRGATRIQGDDQQTTLEVAGRQPVSAASAEALLEQQIGWRLPVEHLLWWVRGLPAPDAASRLQLDTHSRLARLSQSGWTVEYSRYQQVGDVELPQRLQISGHDLLLTLVVTDWKPRLPE; translated from the coding sequence ATGTCCCTGCTGCGCACCCTGCCTCTCCTGCTGCTGACGCTCACGCTAGGCGCCTGTAGCAGCCTGCATCAACGTGAAACCCTGGAGCTGGGCGGCGACGCCCAGGCCTGGAAGACCCACCGTCAGCAGGTAGAACCCATTCGCAGCTGGGAACTGCAGGGCAAGCTGGGCGTTCGCGCACCTGGCGAGTCCGGCAGCGGCACCCTGTTTTGGCTACAACGTAACGACTACTACGATATTCGCCTGTCCGGCCCACTCGGTCGGGGTGCTACCCGCATTCAGGGTGATGACCAGCAGACCACCCTGGAAGTCGCCGGACGCCAACCGGTCAGCGCCGCGTCAGCTGAAGCGCTGCTGGAGCAGCAAATCGGCTGGCGCCTGCCGGTCGAGCACTTGCTCTGGTGGGTGCGCGGCCTACCCGCACCCGACGCCGCCAGCCGCCTGCAACTGGATACCCACAGTCGGCTCGCCCGGCTTAGCCAAAGCGGCTGGACAGTCGAATACAGCCGCTACCAGCAAGTCGGCGATGTTGAGCTACCACAGCGCCTGCAAATCTCTGGGCACGACCTGCTGTTGACCCTGGTGGTCACCGACTGGAAGCCACGCCTGCCTGAATGA